From one Mobula birostris isolate sMobBir1 chromosome 20, sMobBir1.hap1, whole genome shotgun sequence genomic stretch:
- the LOC140185472 gene encoding uncharacterized protein yields MFPKAILLLLAAAFLTGCRAESNGDQVRDAFWNYISQMTEEAQDSVELIQSSEIGQQLNRLIQDNLQTVNDYAEDLRQKLAPYTDGLHEKMTVDIESLRQQIREQLEDLREKLAPFADGVHRKISRNIEEFHQKLTPFAEDLGQQLHKNAEELRQKLTPFTEELQARLEVSTENLREVLTPYAEELQMKIDENMDTLRQDVAAKAAEFRSRFNENVQELRNSLAPYAKDLQIKMNQQIGEMSQIVEPYAEKLQAKVNEHVDVLNQRLNPYIVELKAKLNENMDQNLGPFIENFNTNVNQGIEEFHQNLAPYTEQLKQIISQNVKEMQERLVLNGGNVQQDLQTQLTTLWGNFWQHLQN; encoded by the exons ATGTTTCCCAAAGCAATCCTCCTGCTTCTGGCTGCTGCCTTTCTCACAG GCTGTCGGGCTGAGAGCAATGGAGATCAGGTTCGAGATGCCTTCTGGAATTACATCAGCCAAATGACTGAGGAAGCCCAGGATAGTGTCGAGCTGATCCAGAGCTCAGAAATCGGACAGCAACTCAA TCGCCTTATTCAGGATAATCTGCAGACTGTCAATGACTATGCTGAGGATCTCCGACAGAAGTTGGCTCCTTACACCGATGGTCTTCATGAGAAGATGACAGTCGACATTGAGAGCCTTCGCCAGCAGATAAGagaacagctggaagacctgaGGGAGAAACTTGCTCCCTTTGCTGATGGAGTTCATCGGAAGATCAGCAGGAACATTGAAGAATTTCATCAGAAGTTGACCCCTTTTGCTGAAGACCTGGGCCAACAGCTGCATAAGAATGCAGAGGAACTTCGGCAGAAGTTGACTCCCTTTACTGAAGAGCTACAGGCCAGATTGGAAGTGAGCACAGAGAACCTGAGGGAAGTCCTGACTCCCTATGCTGAGGAGCTCCAGATGAAGATTGATGAAAACATGGACACCCTCAGGCAGGATGTGGCTGCCAAAGCTGCTGAATTCCGCTCCAGGTTTAATGAGAATGTCCAGGAGCTTCGCAATAGCTTGGCCCCCTATGCCAAGGATCTCCAGATCAAGATGAACCAACAAATTGGAGAAATGTCCCAGATAGTTGAACCATATGCCGAGAAGCTCCAGGCAAAAGTCAATGAGCATGTGGATGTTCTGAACCAAAGGCTGAACCCTTACATCGTCGAACTGAAGGCTAAACTTAACGAGAACATGGACCAGAACCTGGGCCCATTCATTGAAAATTTCAACACCAACGTTAACCAGGGAATCGAGGAGTTCCATCAGAACCTGGCTCCCTACACTGAGCAGCTGAAACAAATCATCAGTCAGAATgtgaaggagatgcaggagagaCTTGTCCTGAATGGAGGCAATGTTCAGCAGGATCTTCAGACCCAGCTCACCACTTTATGGGGCAACTtctggcagcatctgcagaactaa
- the LOC140185470 gene encoding uncharacterized protein has protein sequence MFPKAILLLLAAAFLTGCRAESNGDQVRDAFWNYISQMTEEAQDSVELIQSTEIGQQLNRLIQDNLQTVNDYAEDLRQKLAPYTDGLHEKMTVDIESLRQQIREQLEDLREKLAPFADGVHRKISRNIEEFHQKLTPFAEDLGQQLHKNAEELRQKLTPFTEELQARLEVSTENLREVLTPYAEELQMKIDENMDTLRQDVAAKAAEFRSRFNENVQELRNSLAPYAKDLQIKMNQQIGEMSQIVEPYAEKLQAKVNEHVDVLNQRLNPYIVELKAKLNENMDQNLGPFIENFNTNVNQGIEEFHQNLAPYTEQLKQIISQNVKEMQERLVLNGGNVQQDLQTQLTTLWGNFWQHLQN, from the exons ATGTTTCCCAAAGCAATCCTCCTGCTTCTGGCTGCTGCCTTTCTCACAG GCTGTCGGGCTGAGAGCAATGGAGATCAGGTTCGAGATGCCTTCTGGAATTACATCAGCCAAATGACTGAGGAAGCCCAGGATAGTGTCGAGCTGATCCAGAGCACAGAAATCGGACAGCAACTCAA TCGCCTTATTCAGGATAATCTGCAGACTGTCAATGACTATGCTGAGGATCTCCGACAGAAGTTGGCTCCTTACACCGATGGTCTTCATGAGAAGATGACAGTCGACATTGAGAGCCTTCGCCAGCAGATAAGagaacagctggaagacctgaGGGAGAAACTTGCTCCCTTTGCTGATGGAGTTCATCGGAAGATCAGCAGGAACATTGAAGAATTTCATCAGAAGTTGACCCCTTTTGCTGAAGACCTGGGCCAACAGCTGCATAAGAATGCAGAGGAACTTCGGCAGAAGTTGACTCCCTTTACTGAAGAGCTACAGGCCAGATTGGAAGTGAGCACAGAGAACCTGAGGGAAGTCCTGACTCCCTATGCTGAGGAGCTCCAGATGAAGATTGATGAAAACATGGACACCCTCAGGCAGGATGTGGCTGCCAAAGCTGCTGAATTCCGCTCCAGGTTTAATGAGAATGTCCAGGAGCTTCGCAATAGCTTGGCCCCCTATGCCAAGGATCTCCAGATCAAGATGAACCAACAAATTGGAGAAATGTCCCAGATAGTTGAACCATATGCCGAGAAGCTCCAGGCAAAAGTCAATGAGCATGTGGATGTTCTGAACCAAAGGCTGAACCCTTACATCGTCGAACTGAAGGCTAAACTTAACGAGAACATGGACCAGAACCTGGGCCCATTCATTGAAAATTTCAACACCAATGTTAACCAGGGAATCGAGGAGTTCCATCAGAACCTGGCTCCCTACACTGAGCAGCTGAAACAAATCATCAGTCAGAATgtgaaggagatgcaggagagaCTTGTCCTGAATGGAGGCAATGTTCAGCAGGATCTTCAGACCCAGCTCACCACTTTATGGGGCAACTtctggcagcatctgcagaactaa
- the LOC140185058 gene encoding uncharacterized protein, with protein sequence MNQGTILVLAAAIFMTGSQAELNREQIRDAFWDYISQLTNNDLNEGSEISQQVNHLIQDNLQAVNDYAEDLRQKLAPYTDGLHEKMTVDIESLRQQIREQLEDLRKKLAPFADGVHRKISRNIEEFHQKLTPFAEDLGQQLRKNAADLRQKLTPFTEELQARLEVSTENLREVLTPYAEELQMKIDENIDTLRQNVAAKAEEFRSRFNENVQELRNSLAPYARDVQIKMNQQIGEMSQMVEPYAEKLQAKVNEHVDVLNQRLNPYIVELKAKLDENMDQNLGPFIENFNTNVNQGIEEFHQNLAPYTEQLKEIISQNVKEMQDRLVLNGGNVQQDLQTQLTTLWGNFWQHLQN encoded by the exons ATGAATCAAGGGACGATCCTTGTATTAGCTGCTGCTATTTTCATGACAG GTTCCCAAGCTGAACTCAATAGAGAGCAGATTCGAGATGCATTCTGGGATTACATCAGCCAATTGACCAACAATGACCTAAATGAAGGCTCAGAAATCAGCCAACAAGTCAA TCACCTTATTCAGGATAATCTGCAGGCCGTCAATGACTATGCTGAGGATCTCCGACAGAAGTTGGCTCCTTACACCGATGGTCTTCATGAGAAGATGACAGTAGACATTGAGAGCCTTCGCCAGCAGATAAGagaacagctggaagacctgaGGAAGAAACTTGCTCCCTTTGCTGATGGAGTTCATCGGAAGATCAGCAGGAACATTGAAGAATTTCATCAGAAGTTGACCCCTTTTGCTGAAGACCTGGGCCAACAGCTGCGTAAGAATGCAGCGGACCTTCGGCAGAAGTTGACTCCCTTTACTGAAGAGCTACAGGCCAGATTGGAAGTGAGCACAGAGAACCTGAGGGAAGTCCTGACTCCCTATGCTGAGGAGCTCCAGATGAAGATTGATGAAAACATAGACACCCTCAGGCAGAATGTGGCTGCCAAAGCTGAAGAATTCCGATCCAGGTTTAATGAGAATGTCCAGGAGCTTCGTAATAGCTTGGCCCCCTATGCCAGGGATGTCCAGATCAAGATGAACCAACAAATTGGAGAAATGTCCCAGATGGTTGAACCATATGCCGAGAAGCTCCAGGCAAAAGTCAATGAGCATGTGGATGTTCTGAACCAAAGGCTGAACCCTTACATCGTCGAACTGAAGGCTAAACTTGACGAGAACATGGACCAGAACCTGGGCCCATTCATTGAAAATTTCAACACCAACGTTAACCAGGGAATCGAGGAGTTCCATCAGAACCTGGCTCCCTACACTGAGCAGCTGAAAGAAATCATCAGTCAGAATGTGAAGGAGATGCAGGACAGACttgtcctgaatggaggtaatgTTCAGCAGGATCTTCAGACACAGCTCACCACCTTATGGGGCAACTtctggcagcatctgcagaactaa
- the LOC140185468 gene encoding uncharacterized protein produces MFPKAILLLLAAAFLTGCRAESNGDQVRDAFWNYISQMTEEAQDSVELIQSSEIGQQLNRLIQDNLQTVNDYAEDLRQKLAPYTDGLHEKMTVDIESLRQQIREQLEDLREKLAPFADGVHRKISRNIEEFHQKLTPFAEDLGQQLHKNAEELRQKLTPFTEELQARLEVSTENLREVLTPYAEELQMKIDENMDTLRQDVAAKAAEFRSRFNENVQELRNSLAPYAKDLQIKMNQQIGEMSQIVEPYAEKLQAKVNEHVDVLNQRLNPYIVELKAKLNENMDQNLGPFIENFNTNVNQGIEEFHQNLAPYTEQLKQIISQNVKEMQERLVLNGGNVQQDLQTQLTTLWGNFWQHLQN; encoded by the exons ATGTTTCCCAAAGCAATCCTCCTGCTTCTGGCTGCTGCCTTTCTCACAG GCTGTCGGGCTGAGAGCAATGGAGATCAGGTTCGAGATGCCTTCTGGAATTACATCAGCCAAATGACTGAGGAAGCCCAGGATAGTGTCGAGCTGATCCAGAGCTCAGAAATCGGACAGCAACTCAA TCGCCTTATTCAGGATAATCTGCAGACTGTCAATGACTATGCTGAGGATCTCCGACAGAAGTTGGCTCCTTACACCGATGGTCTTCATGAGAAGATGACAGTCGACATTGAGAGCCTTCGCCAGCAGATAAGagaacagctggaagacctgaGGGAGAAACTTGCTCCCTTTGCTGATGGAGTTCATCGGAAGATCAGCAGGAATATTGAAGAATTTCATCAGAAGTTGACCCCTTTTGCTGAAGACCTGGGCCAACAGCTGCATAAGAATGCAGAGGAACTTCGGCAGAAGTTGACTCCCTTTACTGAAGAGCTACAGGCCAGATTGGAAGTGAGCACAGAGAACCTGAGGGAAGTCCTGACTCCCTATGCTGAGGAGCTCCAGATGAAGATTGATGAAAACATGGACACCCTCAGGCAGGATGTGGCTGCCAAAGCTGCTGAATTCCGCTCCAGGTTTAATGAGAATGTCCAGGAGCTTCGCAATAGCTTGGCCCCCTATGCCAAGGATCTCCAGATCAAGATGAACCAACAAATTGGAGAAATGTCCCAGATAGTTGAACCATATGCCGAGAAGCTCCAGGCAAAAGTCAATGAGCATGTGGATGTTCTGAACCAAAGGCTGAACCCTTACATCGTCGAACTGAAGGCTAAACTTAACGAGAACATGGACCAGAACCTGGGCCCATTCATTGAAAATTTCAACACCAACGTTAACCAGGGAATCGAGGAGTTCCATCAGAACCTGGCTCCCTACACTGAGCAGCTGAAACAAATCATCAGTCAGAATgtgaaggagatgcaggagagaCTTGTCCTGAATGGAGGCAATGTTCAGCAGGATCTTCAGACCCAGCTCACCACTTTATGGGGCAACTtctggcagcatctgcagaactaa